A single Montipora foliosa isolate CH-2021 chromosome 7, ASM3666993v2, whole genome shotgun sequence DNA region contains:
- the LOC138010750 gene encoding fez family zinc finger protein 1-like: protein MPKAFLLKRRSFVGSSSRSHDEEIDSKEKEGRRSESAEDATQETSLTDAPKLPEQSPHIVRKTNDVFTDARVIPLKYTAEDHFPTVYSPFYHLAIPGAANPFQESFQAYFNNVQDHFRYMHATGFRNENSKWGSNLNTPHPPVYNSEIFKSEIPFAAPPEVILPNQTREPYRCDQCGKIFKTKYTLAIHLKMPNHTFARPFVCNTCGKGFRLSSTLCRHKIIHTKEKPYKCTVCLKAFNRSSTLKTHLRTHSLEKEFVCEQCGKGFHQKGNLRNHILIHTGEKPYKCTLCQKAFNKLSNLKFHMHVHADNSPYRCGVCKVSFSRRCDLRSHLQSAHSQKESEF, encoded by the exons ATGCCAAAAGCATTCTTACTGAAGAGAAGATCCTTCGTCGGCTCAAGCTCAAGATCACACGACGAGGAAATAG ATAGCAAAGAAAAAGAGGGAAGAAGATCTGAAAGCGCCGAAGATGCCACCCAGGAAACGAGTTTAACAGACGCGCCGAAACTACCAGAACAATCTCCTCATATCGTCCGAAAGACAAATGATGTGTTTACCGATGCGAGAGTCATTCCTTTGAAGTACACAGCTGAAGACCATTTCCCTACTGTTTACAGCCCTTTCTACCATCTGGCAATTCCTGGTGCGGCCAACCCATTTCAAGAGAGCTTTCAGGCATATTTTAATAACGTTCAAGATCATTTTAGATATATGCATGCCACAGGCTTTAGGAACGAGAACTCCAAATGGGGTTCAAACTTAAACACTCCTCATCCACCAGTATATAATTCTGAAATTTTTAAGAGTGAAATACCATTCGCAGCTCCGCCAGAGGTAATCTTACCTAACCAAACAAGGGAGCCCTATCGTTGCGATCAGTGTggcaaaatttttaaaacaaaatacacCTTGGCGATTCATCTAAAAATGCCAAATCATACGTTTGCGCGGCCTTTTGTGTGCAATACCTGCGGGAAGGGTTTTCGCTTATCCTCCACGCTGTGCAGGCATAAAATCATTCACACCAAGGAAAAACCCTATAAATGCACCGTTTGCTTAAAAGCGTTCAACCGTTCGTCCACGCTCAAAACACACTTGCGAACACACAGCCTCGAGAAGGAATTTGTTTGTGAGCAGTGCGGGAAAGGTTTTCACCAAAAGGGCAATTTGCGAAATCACATTCTGATTCACACAGGCGAGAAGCCGTATAAGTGCACGTTGTGCCAAAAGGCTTTCAACAAACTATCGAATCTAAAGTTCCACATGCACGTTCATGCAGACAATTCGCCATATCGCTGTGGTGTCTGCAAAGTTTCGTTTTCTCGAAGATGCGACTTGAGAAGTCACCTACAGAGCGCTCATTCCCAAAAAGAAAGCGAATTCTGA
- the LOC138010120 gene encoding uncharacterized protein, producing the protein MIYRRDRVGRVGGGVLLAIKNTIPSQRRSDLKTEMEMVCVELNLTDASKILVSVIYRPPNSETEFHDHITAFLRNCTRITKSHTIIMGDFNFPGIKRIENCGFVNSQNSTEAIFCEAVVDHCFLQLNTLPTHFSAQRSNVLDLVITNAPQCIKDIARISPDEAGLSTDHHLVQFDILGHHRRIKKPERYVYKFKGADLELLKNDLKQSTIITESLSGSDVNNCWLKWKSAVLNIIDSHIPKIKLKNVNTPPWIDKEVLHLLKKKETSRRTAKRLNGEHHFEKFRELRRASKKLINKKVKEYNESLGKSVKENPKRFWSHFRHKTKSN; encoded by the coding sequence ATGATATACAGACGTGATCGCGTCGGAAGAGTTGGTGGAGGTGTCTTGTTAGCGATCAAGAATACGATTCCTTCACAAAGAAGAAGCGACTTAAAAACTGAGATGGAGATGGTTTGTGTTGAACTAAACCTTACGGATGCCTCTAAAATATTAGTCAGTGTTATCTACAGACCTCCAAACAGCGAAACGGAATTCCATGATCACATTACTGCTTTCCTGAGAAACTGCACACGTATAACAAAAAGCCACACTATAATCATGGGTGACTTCAATTTCCCTGGCatcaaaaggattgaaaactGTGGTTTTGTTAACTCCCAGAATTCTACTGAAGCTATATTTTGCGAAGCTGTTGTAGatcattgttttttgcaattaaATACGCTTCCCacccatttttctgctcaaagAAGTAATGTACTGGACCTTGTTATCACTAATGCTCCTCAATGTATAAAAGACATAGCCAGAATTAGTCCTGATGAAGCTGGTCTCTCCACGGATCACCACCTCGTTCAATTCGATATTCTTGGTCACCATCGCCGTATCAAGAAACCCGAACGTTATGTTTATAAATTTAAAGGAGCTGACCTTGAATTACTGAAAAATGATCTCAAGCAAAGCACCATAATTACTGAAAGCCTCAGTGGTTCCGATGTGAACAATTGCTGGTTGAAATGGAAATCCGCAGTACTGAATATCATCGACTCTCATATTCCCAAGATTaagttaaaaaatgtaaacactCCTCCTTGGATTGATAAAGAAGTTCTACATctgttgaagaaaaaagaaacatctaGACGAACAGCTAAAAGACTCAACGGTGAACACCACTTCGAGAAATTCAGAGAATTGAGAAGAGCGtcaaaaaagttaataaataaaaaagtcaAGGAGTATAATGAATCTCTTGGCAAATCTGTGAAAGAAAATCCAAAACGCTTTTGGAGTCACTTTCGTCACAAAACTAAATCAAATTGA
- the LOC138011850 gene encoding uncharacterized protein isoform X1 yields the protein MIQYWSFAMVKLIIVLVFTLQRCFSVQTSTAPAGQSCWTKCTKTCGGGTQVTCVNSTTFTRACNTVRCPGDPEWTKCTLTCGGGMQRNIDNSSIIRTCNTMSCPGDAGCLSAYLSFEHVFNNVVYDESHNGNAGTLNGRAKIVQIGKFGKGLQLTEDGNVTFDVERFHNRPTDAITVSLWLNLSQVNGSHELFFTCGTPELYNMGDYHFAVNNGKVHWLEELPGGSTRFNVFSDENLQSSQWYHIAGSYRASTGRSRLYINGALANETELPTSLRRSSVPDANKFAQAQWKCANLGASNTEKPLRGILDEFRIFKCELLPEEIMDLYSKNYVKKFRIPFPNYNFKWNREKQATGLDFGISRR from the exons ATGATCCAAT aTTGGTCATTCGCTATGGTGAAACTGATCATTGTACTTGTGTTTACGTTACAAAGATGCTTCAGCGTTCAAACGTCTACGGCTCCTGCTG GTCAAAGTTGTTGGACCAAGTGCACAAAGACATGTGGGGGAGGGACTCAGGTCACGTGTGTCAACAGTACTACCTTCACAAGAGCCTGCAATACAGTGCGCTGCCCAG GTGATCCGGAGTGGACAAAgtgtacactcacctgtggcGGTGGAATGCAGAGAAACATCGACAATAGCAGTATCATACGAACATGCAATACCATGTCTTGTCCCG GCGATGCAGGTTGTCTCTCCGCCTACTTAAGCTTCGAACACGTCTTCAACAATGTAGTCTACGATGAATCACACAACGGCAATGCTGGGACGTTGAATGGCCGCGCAAAGATCGTACAAATTGGAAAATTCGGCAAAGGACTACAACTTACGGAGGACGGTAACGTTACATTTGACGTGGAACGGTTTCACAATCGTCCGACGGATGCTATTACCGTTTCGCTGTGGTTAAACTTATCGCAAGTCAACGGCTCTCACGAGCTCTTTTTCACTTGTGGCACGCCCGAGCTGTACAATATGGGGGATTATCATTTCGCTGTCAACAATGGAAAAGTTCATTGGCTTGAAGAACTTCCTGGAGGCAGTACGCGGTTTAATGTCTTCTCAG atGAGAATTTACAAAGTAGCCAATGGTATCACATAGCAGGAAGTTATCGAGCTTCAACTGGAAGATCTCGGCTTTATATCAATGGGGCGTTGGCAAACGAAACGGAGTTACCGACTTCCTTAAGGAGGTCATCGGTACCTGATGCAAATAAGTTTGCGCAGGCGCAATGGAAGTGTGCGAATCTTGGAGCATCTAACACGGAGAAACCACTACGAGGAATTCTGGACGAATTTCGTATTTTTAAATGCGAACTTTTGCCAGAGGAAATTATGGATTTATATAGTAAGAACTACGTCAAAAAATTTAGAATTCCTTTCCCAAACTATAACTTCAAATGGAATAGGGAGAAGCAAGCTACTGGTCTGGATTTTGGTATTTCGAGGAGATAG
- the LOC138011850 gene encoding uncharacterized protein isoform X2: protein MVKLIIVLVFTLQRCFSVQTSTAPAGQSCWTKCTKTCGGGTQVTCVNSTTFTRACNTVRCPGDPEWTKCTLTCGGGMQRNIDNSSIIRTCNTMSCPGDAGCLSAYLSFEHVFNNVVYDESHNGNAGTLNGRAKIVQIGKFGKGLQLTEDGNVTFDVERFHNRPTDAITVSLWLNLSQVNGSHELFFTCGTPELYNMGDYHFAVNNGKVHWLEELPGGSTRFNVFSDENLQSSQWYHIAGSYRASTGRSRLYINGALANETELPTSLRRSSVPDANKFAQAQWKCANLGASNTEKPLRGILDEFRIFKCELLPEEIMDLYSKNYVKKFRIPFPNYNFKWNREKQATGLDFGISRR, encoded by the exons ATGGTGAAACTGATCATTGTACTTGTGTTTACGTTACAAAGATGCTTCAGCGTTCAAACGTCTACGGCTCCTGCTG GTCAAAGTTGTTGGACCAAGTGCACAAAGACATGTGGGGGAGGGACTCAGGTCACGTGTGTCAACAGTACTACCTTCACAAGAGCCTGCAATACAGTGCGCTGCCCAG GTGATCCGGAGTGGACAAAgtgtacactcacctgtggcGGTGGAATGCAGAGAAACATCGACAATAGCAGTATCATACGAACATGCAATACCATGTCTTGTCCCG GCGATGCAGGTTGTCTCTCCGCCTACTTAAGCTTCGAACACGTCTTCAACAATGTAGTCTACGATGAATCACACAACGGCAATGCTGGGACGTTGAATGGCCGCGCAAAGATCGTACAAATTGGAAAATTCGGCAAAGGACTACAACTTACGGAGGACGGTAACGTTACATTTGACGTGGAACGGTTTCACAATCGTCCGACGGATGCTATTACCGTTTCGCTGTGGTTAAACTTATCGCAAGTCAACGGCTCTCACGAGCTCTTTTTCACTTGTGGCACGCCCGAGCTGTACAATATGGGGGATTATCATTTCGCTGTCAACAATGGAAAAGTTCATTGGCTTGAAGAACTTCCTGGAGGCAGTACGCGGTTTAATGTCTTCTCAG atGAGAATTTACAAAGTAGCCAATGGTATCACATAGCAGGAAGTTATCGAGCTTCAACTGGAAGATCTCGGCTTTATATCAATGGGGCGTTGGCAAACGAAACGGAGTTACCGACTTCCTTAAGGAGGTCATCGGTACCTGATGCAAATAAGTTTGCGCAGGCGCAATGGAAGTGTGCGAATCTTGGAGCATCTAACACGGAGAAACCACTACGAGGAATTCTGGACGAATTTCGTATTTTTAAATGCGAACTTTTGCCAGAGGAAATTATGGATTTATATAGTAAGAACTACGTCAAAAAATTTAGAATTCCTTTCCCAAACTATAACTTCAAATGGAATAGGGAGAAGCAAGCTACTGGTCTGGATTTTGGTATTTCGAGGAGATAG